GTTTCTATTCCAACGTGGAAATATACGGCCAGACGAAGCCCCGTACGCCTTCGTTCCTACCCTTGAATACCATACGGAACATGCCCGAGTGTATCCCTTTCAAATCGGAGAAGATGCAGCGGTCTCGTACAGACATTCAGAAAGTATCCTATTCCGAAAGATGGCACGTGCCGTTGCCAGCGTGGATTTGCCGTTTAAAATCCAATTCAAGGCAGCTACCTCGGGATCCGTCATCGTCGATTTTAGTTACCTTCGCACTAGGTGTTGTACGATTAATTTAATACGAGCGAAGATCGTCGTTGCGAGAGAATTCGTGTATATTGGTGACGCTTGTCAAACGAAATCCAAGTGCAGCCGAGTTAAATTATGGATACCAGGAATCGGAGCGCGAACATTGGAGTACGTCGACGAATACTTCTTTCCTATTAGTTTATTGTCATGTTGGACACACGAAAGCGGAAAACAAATCGACCGAACCGATTCGTTAAGCGAAAGGTTCGATTCGAGCGAAAGGGGAAAGTTTAATTATCCAACAGGTATAGTTCAGAGAAACCTGGTGTATTTGTCAAAGTTACGTGTTACAAGAGCGAGCGGAAAGCAAAAAGAGAGATCTCCATCGCTGTATCTTCGATTGCTTCTCCTCACGTTTCGTATCCAGCTTCGAGACGTGTAATTGCAATTTTCCCTTCTCCCCTGAAGCATCGTTGCAGTATTACATGTTTAGTGGAAAATCAGCGATCGAAATTGCACAAGAACGGTCTAGAAAATTATTCGATTCGTACGTTCCATACGCGTGCATATTAATTCCGCTAAATGTATGTCAGACAGTGTTCCACCTCGATGCGCAGTTATTAAACAAGCTTTCAATAAAATCACGAAATAAACGCGTAAACATTTCCCGGCCTGGTCGCGTGCTTTTTATTAAATCGCGGGAGTGACGTGATTTTATTTCGCCATGGCGACATAAGCGCTCGCAAGATCGAATAATaatctttttccctttcttcgTCATAAAAAAGAGGGAGACATTTTTCAAAAGGATATAAATATTCGATGCGTTAACTACGCGACGAAAATACTCTTCCAGTTCGTCTCGGCGAGAGACAAATACTTTCCAATTCTGGAGACGATCGGAGAGACTGAATCTTCGAAACCCGTGACTTTTCCACCGTGCGACGTCGTGTCATAATTTCATCGTAGAAGGTAATACGAATGGAGCAACTATGGCGGAAAACGAAGAGAGGAAAAGGGCCGCGGCAGTATGGTCTTCGCCGCTCGAGATTTATCGAAGCCGAACACCGATGCATTAGCGATGGAAAAGCACGGAAACGAGATGAAGGTAACGAAGCGAGGGAGGAAAATCGACGAAGCTGTCGCGGCGGGGAGGAGGTAGCATCTACCGACCTTCCCAACCCTTAAACCGTTCCCTCTTTTTAAAGCAAAAGAAGCTCTCTCAAGACGTGTAACGAATCAATCGAGATCAGAGACGCACGACTGCCAAGCGACCCGTGGTTCTCTAATTCAAGCAGATTTTCAATACGCGCGTGTACATAGATATGCTTATCCTTTGACTGCTGAGACGAAAGTATAATTAAAGAGAACGCAGTTAAACGCAAATCCTTTTCAACGGTACACTGATAAGCTGATTCTTCGTAGATAAATGGCCGTTTGTTCGCTCGGTGAAATACTGCTGAATACTGATTTCATTTAATTCGATCTTATTTACCCACTGTTTATCGTCGATTCGCGATATTGCGTTGAGAAAACGGGAAGGAAAATCTAATCGATCGTTCGTTCTATGACTAAAACCTTTGCCCAAAATTTCCATACACATAACTAATCGTCACAAACTGTTGACATCGCGCGGCTCGATACAAACATCCGAACTCTCTTTTCACCTGGAATATATTCAGGCAAGTAGAAGTTTAACGAGCAGTATAAAAAAGAATGTTCCAATATTCTCCTCGTGGCACTCATAAGGTGGTCCCTATTAATTTCTACGTACCTAACACGCGTTTCTTTGCGCTCGCAAATTCTTGCACTCCTCTAATGTCGGATTGTCGATAGAAAGAATCGTTCTGACAGCGttttgcgtaaaaatcgtgcgCGTCGAGACGTTCTTTTTCGCCGTCGTTTTTCGTCGAAGCACGAATTGACGAACACGATTAGCATAAACTAAAAGGCGGCCGgtggaaatataaattacacGAATCATTTCGTTTCTAGCCCCAATATGTCCCGCAGACGCAACACGATGCGCGACACGTAGTCCTGGAGCAATGATTGCCTCGCTTTCCCTACGTCCATCACTTCTTCGTGATTCGCTTCTTCGTGATTCTCATAATCGGTGCTGCATTGATTCGTGATCAAACTGAAAGCAAAGACGATCAAGTCGCAGTGCCTGGCAGTGATCACTTCATGAACCGTAGACATGCCTGGAAATAAAATAGAATCGCGATAGTCGATATACTATACGCGGCAGAATAATTTGCCGACGGAGAGTCTATTGAAAATTGTAGTATAAAAACTTTCGACCACTAACCTACTGCGTCGACACCGATCATCCTTAACATTTTCAATTCAGCCACGGTCTCGAAATTTGGTCCTCCGAGACACGTGTACACGCCTCTGTGCACGATGTCTTTTATACCCATTTCATCCGCTACCTGCTCGCCGATTTCTAAGAGGAAGGCGTTGTAAGCTTTGTTCATCGGCGGGAACCTCGGCCCAAATCTGAAACACGAAGATGCATCGCCGGGATGAGAAGACAGAAGGGGTTTTTGTATCGTCGAGAAGAGGGTAATCGTTAGAGAAGTGCGGGCAAGCGCGAAAAACTGGCGAGCATGTTCGATGAGTTTCATTAATACCAGAGGTTGCTGTAACAAGGGAAAAAAGGGAAAGGAAAGTATCTACGATGAAAGAATCTCAAGTTTCGCGGGATGGAAAGTTAACGAAAACTTGGCTGAGCCTGAACGAGATGCGAAAGCGGATAGGGTAGAAAAGAAGATGGGAAGGTTAGGCAGAAAAATCGAGAAAGATCCTTAGGTAAATACGTCAATCAGATTCTTTGTGTCGTCGGGTAAATAGTTCATCAATCCGATTCAAGGGGTTGTTCCGATGAAATAGATTAATTTTATTCCTTCGACGACCTCAACGATCTCGCACGGCCACCCGTTTCCCTCCCTTTTGCCCCCGGGGCAAGCACTCGAAGAATCGAGTCGTCGAGCGTCCGCAATCTGCGAGCGCCGTCGACGACTTTCCTTCCGGAAACGAGCCCGAAAGCCTTTGTCGCCTGCAAGCGGATTCGAATTCATTGCCGTTCACGCCGTGAATCTCACTAGTCCGCTTTTCAACCAGTATTTTTTCCTTATTCTTCCCCTGGCTCCTCCATTTTCATCCATCATCCCTCTCTGTCTCTCATTTTATctgtctcttctttctttcattttctccTCTCGTCAATAAAATCAAAAAAAAAATTCCTACCGTCGTTAATTTCTAGGGCATCGAGCACTTCACGATCACGTGAGAATTTTACGTAAAGGAAAAAGATAAGCAGCAGCAACGGCAGATAAGGAAGCGTAGAAGCATGTAGTAACACCAAATGGAGTACTGTGACGCGTTTCATAGCGCGACGCGTTGACGAGAAGAGGAACGAGGGAAAGTACCTGTCGTCGTTTGGCCCTTGAAGAGGATTATTCCCAGCAAAACCCATCATGTTCACGTGATCCTTCACCATCATAATGTCGCCAACCTTGTATGTGGGATTTAGACCTCCCGCGGCGTTCGTCGCGATCAGATGAGTCACGCCtacgagcttcataactcttaCTGGCATAGCACACTACACGTGAAGAGAAGAGGAAAAATAATAAGCATTAGACGTTCCAGATAATCAGAAAACGTAAATCTCGAATGATCGATGTGTTGGAACACGTCGTATCATCGAATTGCAATGTCTGCAAATTTAATCAGAGATACGAAGATTACTCTTgtcatatatattacatatatatatatatatgtatgtctaTACTAAATTTCGTATCGAATAAgttttattttcgagcaatGATAAGTTCGtatggaaaagaaagaaatacacAAAGAAACGTTACCTTCCAGAGTGGATAACCCTCGTAATAATGAAATCTCCCTTGCATGCACATGATCGGCACACCCTTCAGATAACCAAACACCATCTGTCCTTGGTGACCCTTGACCGTGGAGACAGGAAAATGTGGGATTTCTTCGTATGGAAAGCACTGCTTGTTCTCGAGGGATTCTGCCAGGGAACCTGGACACAACTCGTTTTGTTCAGTTGATCCtgtttaggaatagacaaaacaTAGACTGGGAAAATACGCTGCGACAACCGAAGACACTAAAGCGTTTGAAAAATCATACTAACCTATTCCAGAACCGCAGATGATACCGATCTTTGGCCTGATCTTGACACGGTCTAACAGATATTGCGCTGATTCTTGCAAAGCTTCGTACGTATATCTGCATACATACAAAGCGAATTAATTAATCGGGTCCTGTTCGTTTTAGCTGGATTCGTAAGTTAATATTTTCACAGTAGAAAAACGGTTTTCCATGATTCGAATATTTCACACGAGGTTGAATAAACTCGTGAAAATAATAGAAACGTCCAGAAATAATCGGGATGAGTTGAGCGAGTACAAGAGGAACTGGGGTCGTTCGCAGCCGACCGACATAATTTCACCGTGGAAACTATCACAAAACGGTGCAGTTACCTGTTAAACTGCTAACAGGCTCAAATAGCGCCGGATTTAAGCTGAATGTAGGCTTCCAGGGTATTACAAATCATGCATCGAAATACGCGAGCGGCCGCGTAACATGTTTATGAGTGTGTATGCGCGTCCCGTGCACAACTCATCTAGCCTGTGTATGCATTCACGCGTGCGCGAATGCAAAATGCGCTCGCGAACAGCCCCTACGCACAGATGCACACACAGAATTTCCATGGCATTCGACCGAATAAATGCACCTCCAGCATAATGCTACACGTGACACGATCGAAAATTACTTACAATCCCACTATGAATTTTAATGTCTCCGCACTCGGCggtccctgttccttccttttttccatATATCTTTCGCATCTTCtccttgtttcttttttccttcctttATTTTTCGTCGTTCCGCGTCGCAATATCCGCGAAAGCTCAAAGCGAAGATTCTCATTCTACCCTGCTCCTGACAACCTCGCGAATGGAACGTTTCGAAGCGAAACGAGTCTCCAGGATAAGATTGTAATCGCCACCCATTTTTCGTCCCTTGGATTATCGCGAACCTGCCAGAGATTTTCATTTCGTTCCCCTCGCCGGCCGAAAACTCGGTAATTGGAAAGAAAGACGCGAACGTAAGACGAGAGCCGCCGCTATCGAGTTATCGTGTACGTGTACGCATCGCCGTAAGGGGACATCGAATTATAACGCGTTGAATACGCCTTGAATATGCATACTGCTCCTCCTTCCTCCCCGCACCGTTCCCAATACAATCGTATTCAACCGCGAATTTGAGAATTGCTTCGCAGTTTCGCCGGGTGCCCGTGGAAAAGCTTCGATATAGCCGCGAGTACACCAAACGTCATTAAACTAACCGCATTCGTGGATGCTCCATCGTAAAACGAGATTGTACGGTGGTCCGTTATGAATGGCAAATGTGAGATGGACGATTATTATAACGACGTGAATGCACATAGCCCCGGGTCATGACGAGGATTCAATGACGCCACCGCAATTTTGCATACAATATCAGTCGCTCTAATCTCGATTATGGATGCACGCCATACTCGGAACTTGGCTTAGGGTGTGTTACTTCTTTGGATTCGATCGAGACTCGCGGTGCCATCGTTCGGACTACTTCGTTTGTAAGAGATGGCTGAGTCTCGGATTTGTCGATCAATCGTAAACGAAGTCACACATCACGATGAAATCACAAACTTTCgatagaagaaaatgaaaatataaattctcaAGTGTATAACGTGTAAGCTTGTTTGTCAAAGAAACGAATGGACTTTGTACAATAATAGTCAgatgtattaaaataaatacaaatacaaatgCAAAGATAGTGTATGCCGGTTTTAATCGTCATTGCTACTATACTAATCGAAGAAAGGATAATAATATTCCTACATTTATATCAATGGACGTTACCACAAAAAACAGCAATAACAATCTATTCAAAGTTCTTTGGCTTCTAGATCTTGTAACTCAAAACATCGTTAGTATTCCAAGGCACAATATCATGGATCTCTCACTTTCAACTTGAAACTTTTCCTACGGGCCACTACAGTTCTACTTATAATTCGTTGATTTACGCGAAGTGAAACGGAAGTTCGTTGATTTTTCAGGTAGCTCGACTCTACTCGAATCTATAGGTCGAAATTGAAGCGACTGACGAGGAGACGGATAAAGAACAGAGTAATCTAAATAAAAAACGGGGCGAAATACATtgataaatattaaatgtaCCGGATAAAAATTCATATCTGATGGAAGCGAGTAGAGGATGCGACGCGAAAAAAGAATCGAGCACCGAACGAAAAATGGGAGCTGCGACTAAATTACAAATCTGTCTGCATATTTGATTCGGCGTGTAGTTTCTACGCCACTTCGCGGATACTGGTCATTCGACGAGAAATGGCTGCAATTCGTCGATCCACCGATCTTCGGACTTCGATCAAATTAAAATAACCTCGCGATCAATTGCGGAGCATCACGAGTGGTCTCAATAATACAAACGGTCgtaataaattctaataaacgcGACGATCTGAACGAGTGTTGACAAACACAAAGTGACAACGAGTAAAAGGGTCAAATCGATCCCCTCCCCCGCCATCTCATTTTCCCTCTCTAGGTTTCCCAACGCTATTTACCGAAATGTCAACCTCATCGCGCCATTACATTTAATTCCTGTTTGCGTTCGTCCCAAGCGCAGCTTGTGAGTTTCGCGCGAGCTTCCTGTTTGCTCGATTAAATAAACAAAATCAAAGTATGAACGCTCGAAACTTCTAATTGGACATTTCAGAATACGCGAATTTGCAGGAAGCTGTCGTCTACGTCTGACGTATCTCGAACGTGTACGAATAGACTGCTGACAAGTTTCTCTCCCCACTAACGCTGACACCTGAATTCCTGCAGCTGGATATCGCTAGAGAACACCTTTTCCCTTTCGTTAGGATAATACGCAGAGAAaggagcaaaaagaaaaaaattccaACGTTTTAAATGACGTTCCACCGAATCAAACACGCTGTGTCGCAGAAGTCATCGTGCACGTGACTGCAAAGTTCACGGTTACGTTGTCTCCCTGTCCCTGACGAACTTACAAGTCACGACACGTGTTAAACATCGTCCTGTCCGAAATAATTCCAGGCCGTCTATCTTGGAAATTAAATGGCCCACTGCAATACGAAGGTATGCTaatatcgtatcatcgtgaacTCCCATGTAAATAAGAGGGAAGAAGGATGAGAACAAGTCCTGGGAAATTAGTTACACTTGGGAATTTCATACACACTCTCATTACTATGTAATATACATGTAGCTAACGATTTCGCATTGTTGATTAACCGAAAGTTGTGCAACGACTGTTTCGAGTAGCCATCCGCAgcaattttaacaaatttttcaaCGCGAGAAGCGATTAACCATAAATAGATCATTCGAACATATTTTCGCGAATTTCTTGCAGTCACCGTAACCAGCCTCTGTCGATGAGATTCGAACTGGACGAACGTAATCGATAACAATAGCTTTATTTGAAATACGAGACGCATAGATCCAATAGATTGACAGCTATACTCCACTTTGTTCTCACTAATAAGAAACGAACGACTTACGTGTTGTGCCGATGATGCTTGACCGCCGTGTATAAAAATTCATCATCCGTGGGACGTTTCACCTGCGAGTAATGATTGTGCCCATTGACAGCGTCGTTATTCGCGAAAGGCATTGTGCTTTATGTCCCGATCGAATCTACCAGTCTATCCAAGTTGATAAAAAACCCGCCGTCACCTTGATAGAGCGCGGACGAGAAAGGCAAGAGAAACAAGAACAGAACCAGTCAGAGGAAAATTCGATGAATAAACAATAAAACGCGTATACGTTGTTTGACGAAAGTCTGACTAGTGACTATAGCGTCTCTGGTTGCTGCTGTTTTATACAGATACCGGGAGTATGGTTGAAAAATCGCGAGCTTCGCCGAACTGGCCAATCGTTTCGGGCGGTTACTCACGCTTCCTCCACTCCTCACGAAGATCGAGTTGGTCGGAAAGTCGTTGGGAGGAAGGGGCACGCGACGATAACTTTTTAAGCGATAAAGAATTAAGTGATCTAATTTCCTCCATGCCGCTCCACCACGTTACGGTTTATACCAGGAATAATAGCGAGAACAATGACACTTCTCGTCCTACGAGCAACAAGTGCATTTTTCCTGTGCgaacaaataatatttatctCGTTTCAGAAGAAAACAATAAAGTCCTTTGCCGAGTGCAAACAAACTTCACCGATTCTCCGATATCGTGGTGACTTCGATGACCGATACGATCTTTCCACGTCTCGATGATCGATTAAGGTCGCTGAAGAACCGTTCTTCGATTGCAACACTACCCACCAATGTCCTCGCGAAACTCGTACACCTTGTTCGAGTAATGACCGACCAGTTGATTTTCTCTCGATAAATGATACCCTACGAAGACGTATTACTGGTTTTCGTTTGCAAACCACGCcgtaatttctttttctccttctgtCCATGCAACTCGAACCGTTCTTCTATCTCGCTGCAAAATGATCCCCGACAACCTCATCGGATTTGTATCGCTCCTATCTCTCAATCAGATATTCGATTCCGGGATTCGATAACTTTCTTCGATGCCTTTAATCACCGCGTTGTGGACAGAAACAGGTGGATAAGTTCGATTTGTGAAGGTAAGTCTCGTGATAACTTAAGCCGAAGGTAAATCCCAACGAAAACATTCGACCAACAATCAACGATGCAATAACATTTTCGAAGGAGAAACGCGATACAAACGTACGACCAAACTGTTGCTCGTGTGCATCTCGAATTCATCCGAATATTAATTACGATGCAGTCGCGTTTCCCACTTGACCGCGTCGTATCGAGGAATCTAGTGGCAGATTTACGCATCAACGATGACACGTGCTCCAATTTGCGAGGGCACGAATTTTGGCTGGCTCCTAGTGCCCTATATAATGAGCCAATTATGGCCGATAATCGGGCCTCGTACACGATCCGGCCGAAATTTAACGATCCTCCTCGAGCTACACGCAGTTTCGTTTTTTAAGAAACTCTCTAGCGTTCGGTATTAGTCGTTGCTCTTGTATCAATTGGCGACTTAAGCGTATCGTcccaataaaaaaaagaaaagtcacTGTCGCGCCATTTACTTTGGAACTTTCCGCGCATAATGTGATTATGCTAGGATTACGTGAGTATCGAAGTAAAGAGAATTTAATCGAACGAATTAAAAAAACGATCGGTAATTTACGGCAGCGATAAATGCTATTTTTACGTATTCAAATATCTCGTTCGTATGTATCGATGATCAACAACTTCTAAGACAAATCGTTGCAAAGCAACGATAAGATTATCGTGATTGATCTTCGACGATCACAAACAAAAAACGAAAGTACATTCTAACAGTTGCACAATGCACGTTACTTCTGAATTAATTGAGcaatttaatttcaaaattgtaATTCCGTGCCAACGATAAAGCTATTCTTACACAATATGATTATGTTATGTTACGTATTTAGACTTGTTGTGTACATCAATAATACGCGACAGATAGTCgatgaaacaaaaaatgttcCTATTACACATATACACGAGGCAGTTCAGATTTCAGAATTGTGTTGGAATTTAAAGATACGAAAATTAATACTTTCACAGATCTTCGATTTAAGAGTATGACGCTAAAATCCGGTAAGTTTGGAAGTTCAAGCTTTACTGGTTAATACTAAACAGTAAAGATCGTCGTTTTTTATTTATGTCGTGTTATTTACGTCGTATATTCAACGACGTATCAAAACGAAACATCGAGCAAcgtagaaaatgaaaaatactcGCGACAGCGCCAGCGAATCGAAAACGGTAAATCGAGCCGCAACTTGCAAATTATCGCTCCAACATGGAGAGTGTAACAGGGGTCAAAATAGACGCAGACAACGTAGCCTCGAATAGACTGTAAATTCAGTTTTCACCGGTTTTCTCCCCCGTGAGTCGGAAGCTACTTTACGATGCAACGAGTAATGCATAATTTCGCTGATCGTCCACAAAGAACGTCAGCCTTTTGGCCGCAAACAAATTTTCGGCACGCCAGGGGCAGATTTTCAGTGTCGTAAAACTTTTCTAATCGTAGTCGAGGTGAAACTAAAGAAA
The Bombus affinis isolate iyBomAffi1 chromosome 2, iyBomAffi1.2, whole genome shotgun sequence genome window above contains:
- the LOC126913919 gene encoding purine nucleoside phosphorylase-like isoform X4 → MEKRKEQGPPSAETLKFIVGLYTYEALQESAQYLLDRVKIRPKIGIICGSGIGSLAESLENKQCFPYEEIPHFPVSTVKGHQGQMVFGYLKGVPIMCMQGRFHYYEGYPLWKCAMPVRVMKLVGVTHLIATNAAGGLNPTYKVGDIMMVKDHVNMMGFAGNNPLQGPNDDRFGPRFPPMNKAYNAFLLEIGEQVADEMGIKDIVHRGVYTCLGGPNFETVAELKMLRMIGVDAVGMSTVHEVITARHCDLIVFAFSLITNQCSTDYENHEEANHEEVMDVGKARQSLLQDYVSRIVLRLRDILGLETK
- the LOC126913919 gene encoding purine nucleoside phosphorylase-like isoform X2 is translated as MPFANNDAVNGHNHYSQVKRPTDDEFLYTAVKHHRHNTYTYEALQESAQYLLDRVKIRPKIGIICGSGIGSLAESLENKQCFPYEEIPHFPVSTVKGHQGQMVFGYLKGVPIMCMQGRFHYYEGYPLWKCAMPVRVMKLVGVTHLIATNAAGGLNPTYKVGDIMMVKDHVNMMGFAGNNPLQGPNDDRFGPRFPPMNKAYNAFLLEIGEQVADEMGIKDIVHRGVYTCLGGPNFETVAELKMLRMIGVDAVGMSTVHEVITARHCDLIVFAFSLITNQCSTDYENHEEANHEEVMDVGKARQSLLQDYVSRIVLRLRDILGLETK
- the LOC126913919 gene encoding purine nucleoside phosphorylase-like isoform X3, with protein sequence MEKRKEQGPPSAETLKFIVGLYTYEALQESAQYLLDRVKIRPKIGIICGSGIGSTEQNELCPGSLAESLENKQCFPYEEIPHFPVSTVKGHQGQMVFGYLKGVPIMCMQGRFHYYEGYPLWKCAMPVRVMKLVGVTHLIATNAAGGLNPTYKVGDIMMVKDHVNMMGFAGNNPLQGPNDDRFGPRFPPMNKAYNAFLLEIGEQVADEMGIKDIVHRGVYTCLGGPNFETVAELKMLRMIGVDAVGMSTVHEVITARHCDLIVFAFSLITNQCSTDYENHEEANHEEVMDVGKARQSLLQDYVSRIVLRLRDILGLETK
- the LOC126913919 gene encoding purine nucleoside phosphorylase-like isoform X1, which codes for MPFANNDAVNGHNHYSQVKRPTDDEFLYTAVKHHRHNTYTYEALQESAQYLLDRVKIRPKIGIICGSGIGSTEQNELCPGSLAESLENKQCFPYEEIPHFPVSTVKGHQGQMVFGYLKGVPIMCMQGRFHYYEGYPLWKCAMPVRVMKLVGVTHLIATNAAGGLNPTYKVGDIMMVKDHVNMMGFAGNNPLQGPNDDRFGPRFPPMNKAYNAFLLEIGEQVADEMGIKDIVHRGVYTCLGGPNFETVAELKMLRMIGVDAVGMSTVHEVITARHCDLIVFAFSLITNQCSTDYENHEEANHEEVMDVGKARQSLLQDYVSRIVLRLRDILGLETK